The DNA window ccctggCCAGTGTTCGGTGGTCACTCTGGGGCGACGGTCTCACCGGCTTTCCTGCTCTGGAAGGCTCTGACCATGCTCCCCAGatcccagcccacccccccccccccccccagcagctagGACGACGAGCCTAGGCTGCCGGAACCTGGCTGTCGTTGGCAGTGTTCAGCCGGTGCCTCACACTTGTcagcctagctatgcaggaggctgggatctgaggaccgcagttcaaagccagcccgggcaaggagTTCCacgtgactcttacctccaactaaacaccccaaagccagaagtggagctctggctcaaggggtaccACCAGCCTTGAATAGGAAAGCTCGCCCACAGTGACTctgagctctgagctcaagcccaggattggcaccaaaaaaaaaaaaaaaagaaagaacacccAGTTCTGTACTCTGCCAATCTGTTTAACGCGGTCACATTACCTTAGGAGCCCAGCACATGTCGGGCAATCACTTCCACAGCCGTGAGTCATCAACCACTTATAAACTCAAGCGAGGTTTTGTTAAGTCATGCTGGTTTACAATATGTGGAAATTGTATATAGTGTTTATTTATAATGTACTTTTCACTAACTTTACTGAATAAAATACCTCAGATGTTAGCTTTTTGCAGGGAGGCAATATATAGTAATCAGAGACCTAGTTGCAACTGTAAGTTGAGAATTATCTTTAAATGACTTGCACTGACCTCCTCAAGCTAaagtggatgtgtgtgtggggggtgtatgtgtgtcagtATTTGTGTATGGATGTGGCAGGGACTCAAATctagggctttgcacatgctggCAATGGGCTTTTCcactgagttccatccctagtcCAACAGTTTATATTTTTTCCAACACTTAACATTTTTATGTTAAGTGAATAATTTGAAAGCATTCCTAAAACGTGAGCTGGATCATGGGTTGCAGAACATTTAAACTGGGAAGGATTTTGATAATTACAGACACTAGATTAATTTTCTGAGATATCCCTTtatatttaaaggaaaactttttttttttttggccagtcctgggccttggactcagggcctgagcactgtccctggcttctttttgctcaaggctagcactctgccacttgagccacagcgccacttctggccgttttctatatatgtggtgctggagaattgaacccaggggttcatgtatacgaggcaagctctcttgccactaggccatatccccagccccagaaaacttatttttaaacttatttatttaaactCATTCAGGGTAGATTTaggaatataaaacagaaaatagaccAATTAGAGAACAAGAAGGCCAACACTACTAGTAagacaaaaatgtatttaaaacctTTTGCACTTAAAGGAATGATGAAATACACTGATtagtgaataaattaaaaaaaaaaaactcgttGAGATAccgaagcttgaactcagtatttGTTAAGTGAGTAGACAAGCAAATGAGCTACTACCGAAAGGGTGAGGCTTTCCAGGAAACTGTAAGGCAGGAACATCAGAGGAGGAATGCCGTTTTGTATggctaaagaaaatgcaaaaaatgGTTACAACACAAAACCAACCCCTCTCCTCACTCTGCATAGTTCTGGATCTATTAACTGAAGACTtggagaattaaaaacaaaacaaaacttcctcCCATTCAAATTCTGATTCACCTCTGAAGTAATAAAAACATGAcgaatgtctttatttttttttaactatccatGGTAGAACTCATACAACTTACATACCAAACAACAGAGCTAATACGTAAAGTAAATGCAGGAAATGGATATAAATACAGAAGGATGGACAGATTTTCCCAGACATGAAATGACAAGCAAAAATATAACTTGTTAAAGGTATTTATCATCAAATAATATACACCCTGTCTGTGACAAGTTTAGGATTTAAAAGCCTAAGTCAGATGATTAAATGGATGTCTTTTTGTGAATGTGCAGGAAAGACCAAGGAAGGGCGAGAGGGCCTGCCTCCCTGAATGAATGGCAGCCAGAAGTCCACACAGGGCAGCAACCCAAACCTGACGCGGAGAAGCTACCCGAGAAGCCTGGCGGCCCCGCGGGGCCTGGACACAGCCTGCGCCAGAGCCCCAGCCGGGCCTCCCTCTGTCCGCGTTCATACAGCTCTCTTTGCGTGTTGCCACACCCTCATTCCTTTgtggatggtactggggtttgaactcatggtacTGCACTTTCTAGGGAGGTGGGGAACCAGTGGGGCCATGTCCCAATCCTGTTTTGCTTCTGTCATTTTTTGTCCAGATCTTCCAGTGTTTGCCTCTTGTGTGGCAGGGGTTACAGATGCCAACCACTTTGCCTGActtgttcttttcttgtttttttcttgggCTTTCCTCTAATTttgatccttctacctctgcctccggagccgctgggattacaggcgtgagtgacTGCGTCTGGCTATCCTCATTTTTAATATCACAAGGGGacaatgaaaagaaacagaaactttTGGAAGCAAGAAGGAACATGACTCAAAGGTGGGTGGGAAATTCCTGTGGCCATTAGAGGGTTGCTGGTGTATAAAATGCTCTTACCTTCCACTTCAGAACTTGCTTTCAGATTCGGTGTTTCTACTCTCTCCAAGAAGAGAAAGCTAGACGCAGCAGCACTGAGAAGGAACATGAATCTGAAGGGCATGGTTGTAGTCCTGGCTCTGCTATTCTATGCTGCAATTGTTCAAGGTATGTGGTGCTTTGTACGCTTCAGCCTGTGAGTTCCTTTGGTAATGTTTCACATgccttttcttccacttttccccTATGATTCTCATTTGACTTCACATCCATCAAGTTACTTCCAGCTCTGACACCGAAGGCACTCGAGGTGATTAGCACACCGCTGCTAGACTGCAGGCATGTTTTTATTTGATCACAGCCTTTATTTTAGCAATAACTTTATATGTCTGGTAGGAAGATCTTACATGAGATTATGTTCACTTCCTGAAAACTTCTTAAGCATAAAAGCAAGAGCTAAGCAGACTTCACCGCTAACCAATgcttccctttcatttttttttttttaatgagccgtggggcttgaactcagggcttgggtggtgctgtccctcagtgctttgctcaaggctagcactctaccactgtgagccacagcaccacttccagttttctggtggtcaactggaggtgagagtctcacagactttcctgcctgggctggctctgaaccacgatcctcagcagTCAGCCCCGTGAGCAGCTAgctttacaggcgtgagccactggcacctggcttcccttTAGCTTTCAACCGCCGTTgacaaactaaaaagaaaatctccagCATCTTACTTAAATCTTCTCCCAGTAGAGGCAGCATGGAGTACTACTGGGCGAACGACTGAAAGAAGGGAAACTCGCCTCACCTTGGCCCCCATCCCAGCATGAGAAACCGTGACTCACCAGCACTCTCGGTAACCTCTGCCTCCCCTGTCGTTGCTGCAGGCTTCCCGATGTTCAGAGGCGGGCGCTGTCTTTGCCTAGGCCCCAGGGCTAGCGCGGTGAAAGTGGCTCACATTGAGAAGGTCGCCATCCTCTACCCGAGCAACAGCTGCGACCACATGGAGGTGATGTGAGTGccgagctgggggtggggggggtgggggggcttctcAGGCTGACCTCCCGCCGCCCAGAGGTGACCATACCTCTGGCCCTTCCCCTAACAGTGTTACCCTGAAAGCACAGAAAGGACAGCGCTGCCTTGACCCCAGGTCAAAGCAAGCAAGCTCCATGATTAAGGTAAGCGGCCGATGCCTTCCCCGCCGAGCGCACTGCACCCCAGACAGACCTCTGCACGAAAGGAAAGAGGGGCCACTGCGGAGCCCTGCGGTGCTCCTGTGGACACTGGCGCTCCCGTGGACTCTGCCACCGGGCTCCCGTGTGGACACTGCCACCGGCGGGCCTCGGTTAGGACAGAAGCCCCCTCCCCTGACAGATGACCGTGCATGCCAGTCCTCCACGACGGAGGGCAAACTGCCCTAGAACTACAACTCCCGTTCTCTCACTACAGCAAGCTCAGAGAAAGAGTTTTTTGAAGAAGAAAACCCTATGAAGTCCTGGGAAAGAGGCTTGGAAGCCTGGATCGAGCCCCGTGCCCTGGAGCCCCAGCCCCTCGGAGGCTGAGGAAGTGTGAGGTCCTCCTCGGTGCTGCGCGCACAGTTCCACGTACCAATCAAGAAGAGCGACTTCCAAATCCTGAAGTGGAACTGCTTGGTGCCACGCCACGGACTGCAGCACACAGGGATCTGCTGAGCGGAATTGCACACTTCATGTAGTTTTCCATAAAGTACGTTTTAGCATTTTTAAATTATGCCAAGAAAGAAACAATTTCCAATAAAAAAAGCCTGAAGGAAACGCAACAAACCCTCACCCGGCGATAGCAGGACACCCTGGCCCCCCCAACCGCAGGTCTTAAGTGGTTACTTGGGCGGAAATGACTCTTCCTCTTGAGTCAGTGTCTGTCGACCAAGTCCCACCACCATCCTGTTCCTTGACCAGCACTGCCCACTTGTCCAAAATGTGTCTGAAACTTAGCACATTTCTTTACTAAGTCCTCTCCTTCCATTCTGAAATAGTCcctcaataaaatgtttttactgCTTTCATTAATGTCCAAATGCTTTCTTTTGCACCTTCCAAAATGCGAAtatggcactcttccactttgcaAGATTAAAGTATAGGTCACATTGCGTAGGGAAGCGTGAGCCCCCCTCCAGACACGGCTGCTGGTGATCACGCCCTAGCAGTCTCTATTCTACTCATATGTAATCATGCACAGTTTCTGTAATGTTTTCTACTTGAAaagctctttctttttcattcatgtattctttttttatttttattttttgtgagttctggggcttgaactcagagcctgagccctgtccctggcttcttttttggtcaaggctagcactctgccacgtgagccacagtgccacttctggctttttctacatatgtggtactgaggaatcgaacccagggcttcatgcatatgaggcaagcactctagcactaggccacattcctagccctcattcatttattcttattcATCCATTCACGCTACGCTGGTTCCATAACTTGTGTGAATGTGCCAT is part of the Perognathus longimembris pacificus isolate PPM17 chromosome 16, ASM2315922v1, whole genome shotgun sequence genome and encodes:
- the Cxcl11 gene encoding C-X-C motif chemokine 11 isoform X2 gives rise to the protein MTQRFGVSTLSKKRKLDAAALRRNMNLKGMVVVLALLFYAAIVQGFPMFRGGRCLCLGPRASAVKVAHIEKVAILYPSNSCDHMEVIVTLKAQKGQRCLDPRSKQASSMIKQAQRKSFLKKKTL
- the Cxcl11 gene encoding C-X-C motif chemokine 11 isoform X1, which produces MLLPSTSELAFRFGVSTLSKKRKLDAAALRRNMNLKGMVVVLALLFYAAIVQGFPMFRGGRCLCLGPRASAVKVAHIEKVAILYPSNSCDHMEVIVTLKAQKGQRCLDPRSKQASSMIKQAQRKSFLKKKTL
- the Cxcl11 gene encoding C-X-C motif chemokine 11 isoform X3, which codes for MNLKGMVVVLALLFYAAIVQGFPMFRGGRCLCLGPRASAVKVAHIEKVAILYPSNSCDHMEVIVTLKAQKGQRCLDPRSKQASSMIKQAQRKSFLKKKTL